The following proteins are encoded in a genomic region of Neomicrococcus aestuarii:
- a CDS encoding TrmH family RNA methyltransferase, translating into MTTSFLPPNVVHLENADDPRVADYVALSDAALRQKRDPEQGIYIAESTNVVKRAIAAGHTPRSFFLTEKWLPKLSEEIARFPEVPVLMGSPEILAEIAGFHLHRGALAAMNRPAIADVADILTGAKRVAILEGLTDHTNVGAIFRNAAAIGVGAVLISPQCADPLYRRSIRVSMGTVFQIPWARVQEWPEGLEKLKEAGFFLAGMSLGEDSITLDQLIAKRSSKLALIFGTEGDGLTTETDRLLDARVTIPMMNGVDSLNVAASSAVAFYMTR; encoded by the coding sequence TTGACTACTTCGTTCTTGCCACCCAATGTGGTCCATCTTGAAAATGCCGACGATCCGCGCGTTGCCGACTATGTGGCGCTTTCCGATGCCGCGCTTCGCCAAAAACGCGACCCCGAGCAGGGGATCTACATCGCGGAGTCCACCAACGTCGTCAAGCGCGCTATTGCGGCCGGGCACACCCCGCGAAGTTTTTTCCTCACCGAGAAATGGCTCCCCAAACTATCGGAGGAAATCGCTCGTTTCCCAGAGGTTCCCGTCCTGATGGGCTCACCGGAGATCCTGGCAGAGATCGCCGGATTCCACTTGCACCGAGGCGCACTCGCCGCTATGAACCGGCCGGCAATTGCCGATGTTGCTGACATCCTGACCGGGGCTAAGCGAGTTGCGATTTTGGAGGGGCTGACCGATCACACGAATGTCGGTGCGATCTTCCGGAACGCGGCGGCTATTGGTGTTGGTGCGGTGCTGATTTCACCACAATGCGCCGACCCGCTTTATCGACGCTCTATTCGTGTCTCGATGGGAACGGTGTTTCAGATCCCATGGGCACGAGTCCAGGAATGGCCGGAAGGGCTGGAGAAGCTCAAAGAGGCGGGATTTTTCCTAGCCGGCATGTCCTTGGGTGAAGACTCCATCACGCTGGATCAGCTCATCGCTAAGCGCTCCTCGAAGCTTGCATTGATCTTTGGAACAGAAGGTGACGGACTAACGACTGAGACTGATCGCTTGCTTGATGCGCGCGTGACCATTCCCATGATGAATGGCGTAGATTCACTCAACGTTGCAGCCTCATCAGCCGTGGCGTTCTACATGACGCGGTAG
- a CDS encoding sce7726 family protein: MGNRDDYVYRTAVTQKIVLGRHSLRTATVLNEVRAGRSKADVVVLNGTSTAYEIKSERDSFRRLPQQLADYCSVFASVNVVTSPNQVEAVLQLAPEDVGVLTLSSRYRLQTVRKAVDRPERTSPVSLLETLRIDEAAQVLSLLDISYPDVPNTLRWGMLREIFAGLEATSVHSSVVRVLKSTRSCAGLEPVVKRLPVHLAVAVLSTDPSPAATRNLSTATWQPLASVLAWS; the protein is encoded by the coding sequence ATGGGTAACCGTGATGATTACGTTTATCGGACAGCAGTCACACAGAAAATAGTTCTCGGCAGGCATAGTCTGCGAACGGCTACGGTCTTAAATGAGGTTAGGGCCGGACGTTCAAAGGCTGATGTCGTAGTGCTCAACGGCACCTCCACGGCTTACGAGATCAAGTCCGAACGCGACTCTTTTCGACGATTGCCGCAACAGCTCGCGGACTATTGTTCTGTTTTTGCGTCAGTCAACGTCGTAACGAGTCCAAATCAGGTGGAAGCAGTCCTGCAGTTAGCTCCCGAAGATGTTGGTGTTCTTACACTCTCGTCGCGTTATCGGCTTCAAACCGTACGTAAAGCTGTTGACCGACCTGAACGCACATCACCAGTGTCGCTGCTCGAGACTCTTCGAATTGACGAGGCAGCACAAGTACTCTCGCTTCTTGACATCTCGTACCCAGACGTCCCTAACACCTTGCGATGGGGCATGCTACGTGAAATCTTCGCTGGCCTGGAAGCAACAAGCGTCCATTCGAGTGTGGTGCGCGTCCTCAAATCCACGCGCTCATGCGCCGGACTCGAGCCGGTAGTAAAGCGGCTTCCCGTTCATCTTGCTGTAGCAGTCCTGTCGACAGACCCATCCCCTGCCGCGACTCGGAACCTGAGCACGGCGACGTGGCAACCGCTCGCGTCCGTATTAGCTTGGAGTTAG
- a CDS encoding sce7725 family protein has translation MYYPFFRGKQFELLAIRESAKVIADAGFTPIIEPVRQTLSGLQRALKELVEEGATAAVIINPRHGDHRNGGDHLAADLREKYADNDAIAPAILLTSEMGLEEALAKIAPYEGRSLTFVHAGFTDGKGLAAKLPSGDFTHVFLDARNILYRRPFRGGRRILVEDGFERKKNADYGPIDRFSDLHVTFEELGGDGYGDFLTIGDHYTEGGGPAYAVAIHLTFIDSEQDDAMFVYHFVSDSNDTPVDPAGKFAQALDKLIREVDREGSKVLNTSAVKEFRDLHDRGHFPGLGFVKKLSIKHHLETLADFQANG, from the coding sequence ATGTATTACCCTTTCTTTCGGGGCAAGCAGTTTGAGCTCTTAGCGATCCGCGAGTCAGCGAAGGTGATCGCAGACGCAGGCTTTACTCCGATCATTGAACCTGTGCGTCAGACGCTAAGCGGCCTCCAACGAGCGCTCAAGGAACTCGTTGAGGAAGGGGCCACGGCTGCGGTCATAATTAATCCGCGACACGGCGACCACAGGAACGGAGGTGATCATCTCGCAGCCGACCTTCGAGAGAAATATGCCGACAATGATGCGATTGCCCCCGCCATACTATTGACCAGCGAAATGGGCCTGGAGGAGGCGCTAGCGAAAATCGCTCCTTACGAAGGCCGGTCCCTAACCTTTGTTCATGCAGGCTTTACGGACGGGAAGGGTCTGGCTGCCAAGCTACCCTCCGGGGACTTCACTCACGTTTTCCTTGATGCTCGCAACATCCTTTACCGGCGGCCATTCAGGGGCGGACGACGAATTTTGGTGGAAGACGGATTCGAGCGCAAGAAGAACGCTGATTATGGTCCCATCGACCGCTTTTCGGACCTTCACGTCACCTTTGAGGAACTGGGCGGTGATGGTTATGGAGATTTTCTGACCATTGGGGACCATTACACCGAGGGCGGTGGCCCAGCTTATGCCGTGGCGATCCATCTGACTTTTATTGACTCTGAGCAAGACGACGCGATGTTCGTCTACCACTTTGTTTCCGACTCGAACGACACCCCGGTCGACCCAGCGGGTAAGTTTGCACAGGCGCTCGACAAGCTGATCAGGGAAGTAGACCGTGAGGGGTCCAAAGTTCTCAACACATCGGCGGTGAAAGAGTTCCGCGATCTTCATGACCGAGGGCACTTCCCAGGCCTTGGTTTCGTAAAGAAATTGTCAATTAAGCATCATCTCGAGACACTCGCGGACTTTCAGGCAAATGGCTAG
- a CDS encoding RES family NAD+ phosphorylase: MATYEEVDEGKPIVQLLDEEWGFFRDSGLRPAEAKDLLADVLDDGELVRRLFVPIEHVGGGNLKRWEDLRDEMMHVNRWFLAEPMDMDRIKELLSQLIASPSTLSDLKWFRARLLGGDAPYQVDEMGAPPPHLAGHGRANPAGIPYLYLGSTRATAVAELRPHTGELACVAEFQLGKPDLKLADLRDPRSLISPLFGDESQMIKLRADLPLLERLGDELTRPVHPRGAPYEYIPTQYLCEYVKTCGFHGVMYRSSVSSDKGVNIALFDPELATPISVEEVSVERVSVQISTPSNAYS; this comes from the coding sequence ATGGCGACATATGAGGAAGTCGACGAGGGCAAACCAATCGTGCAACTCCTAGACGAGGAATGGGGATTTTTTCGGGACTCAGGACTTCGTCCGGCAGAAGCCAAAGACTTGCTCGCTGACGTGCTCGACGATGGGGAGCTTGTCCGCAGGCTGTTCGTTCCAATTGAGCACGTTGGTGGGGGCAACCTCAAACGCTGGGAAGACTTGCGCGATGAGATGATGCACGTGAACCGGTGGTTCCTGGCCGAACCCATGGACATGGACCGAATCAAGGAGCTTCTAAGCCAACTGATTGCGTCACCTTCCACTCTCAGCGATCTGAAATGGTTTAGGGCTCGCCTACTGGGGGGCGACGCGCCCTACCAGGTCGACGAAATGGGTGCACCACCACCTCACCTTGCAGGACATGGTCGCGCGAACCCTGCCGGTATTCCATACCTCTACCTTGGTTCTACTCGAGCAACTGCGGTGGCCGAGCTAAGGCCGCACACTGGAGAGCTAGCATGTGTGGCAGAGTTTCAGTTAGGGAAGCCCGATCTGAAACTGGCCGATCTTAGGGATCCGCGAAGTCTGATTTCGCCCTTGTTCGGCGATGAAAGTCAAATGATCAAACTTCGAGCGGATCTGCCACTCCTAGAAAGGCTCGGTGACGAACTCACCCGCCCAGTTCACCCCCGAGGGGCACCTTATGAGTACATTCCTACACAGTACCTATGCGAATACGTGAAGACGTGTGGCTTCCACGGCGTCATGTATCGGAGCTCTGTCAGTAGCGACAAGGGTGTTAATATCGCACTTTTTGACCCCGAGCTGGCAACACCAATTAGCGTGGAAGAAGTTTCCGTTGAACGGGTGAGTGTTCAGATCAGCACACCCTCAAACGCATATAGCTAA
- a CDS encoding TrmH family RNA methyltransferase, producing the protein MSIEHFRSNDRAGNLRKYIGVAGFFQASQHLVGTVETMGSYAFRSLEHYVTLHNLGAIFRPAARFGVDGILFSEPCADPLYRRSIRVSMGGVFQIPWARTGPLDKALTQLKTSGFTVAAMELTADSIDIDSFNAGSLDKLALVLGTEGAGVSESTLKLADVALQIPMRAGVDSLNVAAASSVAMWELRYRGTA; encoded by the coding sequence GTGTCAATTGAACACTTCAGAAGCAATGATCGGGCTGGCAATTTGCGTAAATACATTGGGGTTGCAGGGTTTTTTCAAGCTAGCCAGCACCTGGTCGGGACCGTCGAAACGATGGGATCCTACGCGTTTCGCAGCCTTGAACACTATGTGACACTACATAATTTAGGTGCAATCTTCCGGCCCGCCGCAAGGTTCGGCGTGGATGGAATCCTCTTCAGTGAGCCTTGCGCCGATCCACTGTACCGGCGCTCCATCCGCGTGAGCATGGGAGGGGTCTTCCAAATTCCGTGGGCCAGAACTGGCCCTCTGGATAAGGCGCTGACCCAGCTCAAAACCTCCGGGTTCACAGTCGCCGCGATGGAACTGACCGCGGATTCAATCGACATTGATTCGTTCAACGCTGGCTCGCTCGACAAACTCGCGCTCGTCCTCGGAACCGAAGGCGCGGGCGTGTCAGAATCCACCCTGAAACTGGCGGACGTTGCCCTCCAAATCCCCATGCGAGCCGGCGTTGATTCGCTCAATGTAGCTGCGGCGTCGTCCGTCGCAATGTGGGAACTGAGATACCGGGGAACCGCCTAG
- a CDS encoding type B 50S ribosomal protein L31, with protein sequence MKADIHPQYGPVVFHDLASGEKFLTRSTVSTDRTIEWEDGNTYPLVDVEISAASHPFYTGKQRIMDTAGRVERFNQRFKGFGKK encoded by the coding sequence ATGAAGGCTGACATTCACCCGCAGTACGGCCCGGTTGTTTTCCACGACCTTGCCTCTGGCGAAAAGTTCCTCACCCGCTCGACGGTTTCGACTGACCGCACCATCGAATGGGAAGACGGAAACACCTACCCACTCGTTGACGTGGAAATCTCCGCTGCATCGCACCCGTTCTACACCGGTAAGCAGCGCATCATGGACACCGCAGGTCGAGTGGAGCGCTTCAACCAGCGCTTCAAGGGCTTCGGCAAGAAGTAA
- a CDS encoding lipoate--protein ligase family protein, with translation MTSNASSQEPQKHHGGFKVPGGKLVVVDLESISGVISTASINGDFFLEPDSALEDLNRSLVGLSINADHSTIRDAIQSALPAEAHMIGFDAHSVAMSVRRATGHATQWSDHEWQVIPPTVLSPELNVALDEVLTREVAAGTRPPTLRFWDWDAPAVVIGSFQAVHNEVDPNAAQEHGIHIIRRISGGGAMFMEAGNCITYSLYVPPSLVDGKSFADSYPYLDAWVMEALERVGIEAFYKPLNDIATPQGKIGGAAQKRLATGALLHHVTMSYDIDADKMSEVLTVSKEKISDKGIKSAKKRVDPLKRQTGLSRAAIIDVMMQTFTERYDATPAEVGESSLAAAEELVATKFGTTEWTYRLP, from the coding sequence ATGACTTCAAACGCCTCTTCGCAAGAACCTCAAAAACACCACGGTGGATTCAAGGTTCCAGGAGGCAAATTAGTCGTCGTTGATCTCGAGTCGATATCCGGTGTGATTTCGACTGCGAGCATCAACGGCGACTTTTTTCTTGAGCCAGATTCTGCGCTCGAAGATCTGAACCGCTCCCTCGTAGGGTTGAGCATCAACGCAGATCACTCGACCATCCGTGACGCAATCCAATCCGCACTCCCCGCGGAGGCGCACATGATTGGATTCGACGCACATTCCGTGGCGATGAGCGTACGTCGCGCCACTGGACACGCGACGCAATGGAGCGACCACGAGTGGCAGGTCATCCCGCCCACCGTCCTTTCACCGGAACTCAATGTTGCACTCGATGAAGTGCTGACGCGCGAAGTCGCAGCGGGAACCCGTCCGCCGACACTGCGATTTTGGGACTGGGACGCCCCAGCCGTGGTGATTGGCTCTTTCCAGGCCGTCCATAACGAAGTCGATCCGAACGCTGCCCAGGAACACGGCATCCACATTATTCGCCGCATATCCGGCGGCGGTGCCATGTTCATGGAGGCCGGAAACTGCATCACCTACTCGCTCTATGTCCCGCCGTCTCTGGTAGATGGCAAGTCCTTCGCCGACTCCTATCCGTACCTGGACGCGTGGGTCATGGAAGCCCTCGAACGAGTAGGTATCGAAGCCTTCTATAAGCCTCTCAATGACATTGCGACGCCACAAGGCAAGATCGGTGGAGCCGCTCAGAAGCGCTTGGCTACAGGTGCGCTATTGCACCACGTCACGATGAGCTATGACATCGACGCGGACAAGATGTCCGAGGTCCTTACAGTCTCGAAAGAAAAGATCTCCGACAAGGGAATTAAGAGCGCCAAAAAGCGCGTAGATCCTTTGAAACGGCAGACCGGTTTGTCCCGCGCGGCGATCATCGACGTCATGATGCAGACCTTCACCGAGCGCTACGACGCAACGCCTGCGGAGGTGGGGGAGTCCTCACTCGCTGCCGCCGAGGAGCTCGTGGCAACGAAGTTTGGAACCACGGAGTGGACCTACCGCTTGCCGTAG